The sequence catcaggagggtaagacacaaaaataaatttctcaaagagcaagctgttcacagagtgcagtttcaaagcacatccacaaaaagtctgttggaaggggaaaatgtggcaggaaaacgctgcacaaccaagagagatgaccgcagccttaacagcattgtgaagaagagtcgcttccagaatttggggagcttcaaagacagtggactgaagctggagtccaggtatcaaaagccactgttcacagacgtgtccgggaaatgggctacaacagccgtattcccatggtcaagccacttctgaactcaagacaacggaagaagcgtctgacttgggctatggaaaagaagcactggacagttgcagagtggtccgaagtcctcttttcagacgaaagcaagttttgtatttcatttggaagtcaagacgccagagtctggagaaaggctggagaggagcaaaatccaagttgcttgaaatccagtgcgaagttcccacagtcagcgatggtttgggaaGCCATGTCAGCTGTTGGTCCACtatgtttcatcaagtccagagtaaatgcagattttagagcactacatgcttccgtctgctgaaaagctctatggagatgatgattttcattttccagcatgatctggcacctacccacagtgccaaaaccaccagtaaatggtgtactgatcATGGCATTTCTGTCCCCGATTGGCCTGGCAATtctcctgacctgaaccccatagagaatttgtggggtattgtgaagaagaagttgaaagacaccagacccaacaatgcaaatgagctaaaggctgctattgaagcatcctgggaatccataacacctcagcaatgccacaggttgattgcctccatgccacgctgCAATGATGctgtaatccgtgcaaaaagattcccaaccaagtactgagtgcattaatggacattttcaaatgattgattttgttttgctgttataaatctttttttttttacttggtctgaggaaatattctaatattttgaaataggatttttcagttttcttaagctgtaagccataatggactttaaaaatattttctaaatttcagcaatGGCTCTGTCAccataatgcgaccagcgcggtgcagttgcgcggtcggcggcgcgctacggttgcgctttcggcggtgcgctacagttgcgcgatcggacaaaaatgcgcaaatgaaagaATGCTTAAAAAACGcgggtttttttgtcttggaacggattacatttttttccattatttgtaataggaaaatagattcggaatttgaacgattcgtttctcgaaccgccttctggaacggattgtggtcgaaaaccgaggtttgactgtgtgtgtgtgtgtgtgtgtgtatgtatatatatatatatatatttaatttttttgttaagtAGAAATCGCACACTTCAAATTACACAATCATATGGTTGTGGTGGTATATCAAtgccaaaaatacaaaaattatACCGCCCCAAAACTCATGGAAGTTATAGTATGCTGAATGAGTTGCTATAATTACTGAGGTGGCCATCTCTAGGTGATGAAAGATTCACATAGAATGATTACAGAATTATTAAGTTGGATGATGTAGTGTTACCCTCACGTGGAGTCTGTGTCTGGTGTTCTCCTCTCATAGTGTGCAGTTGCTCACTGGTACTCTGCGATGTGGTGAAGACCATAGTTGGAATATCACTCGTTGTTCCAGAGGGGACAGCGCCATCCACTTGGAAAGCAGCAGTTCCGCAAGGGGGCTTAACAGTTCTTTGATGGGGTGATTCATCCTCTACAAGCATGGGTGCAGTATTCACTTCAGGACACACATGTTCTGTGATTTCTAGGTCCTGTCCTGGAGATGAAACCTCAATCACAGATTTAATTGCAGAATTCTCAACACTAAGAGGGACAGTGAGAGATCCTGGGCACGCTATTAATTTAGAAGAACATAGTTCACCTTCTAAGTCAGTCTCATTGATATATGATACATCTTCTGACACATCCTGGAATCGTGGGGCAGAATTTATTAGTGCTTCATCGCCACTAAAATGTTGTACCTCTCTGGTATTTTTAGAGGCTTCTGTATGTGCAGCTTCTGCTGGCAAAGGAGCAGGGGCATTATTGGCTTCAAGTTCTGGTAAAATCTCGTCATTTTGGTCATTAGAATGACCCTTTTCGTGAGATGTCATATGCTGGAACTTTACTTGTGTATTCTGTGGGACTTCTGATACGTCTTGCTCAGATATTTCATGTTCGTCATCTTCAGAGTCAGAATCGGAATCGGAAGTGTCGTTGCTCAACAAAGAAGGGGTTTTGGTACTTGCTTGATCACCAAGTTCAGAATCAGGTGTCTTTGTTGTGGCTACTTGACCTGGGGCTGGACTGAAATTATCATCTACTACAGGGAAAACTCCATGTGTGATAATCACATCAGTACCTAAGGGAGGAGTTGAGTCTGACAAGGCTTCCTTCTTAGTaggtgtgatttcaatatTATCAATAGCAGGCAATGTATTCACTACTCTGTCTACAGTGGAAATGGGCATTGATATTGACATTCCCAGAGGCTGTATTGGAAAAGCTTCATGGTTCAAAACCTTAATAGGAAAGGAAACTCCAGTCTTGTGTCTTTGCAGGGTTGCTCTCTCATCTGGTTCGTTTGCTGCTgagcaaaatgaaacaatagtGAAATGTTACGTCATAAAAAACGAGAAATTACACACAGTGGGACTTTTCAGAATCTTAATTCATTATCGACTTCATTTGCGATCTGGGACATTTGCAAACTTACTcaaatgaatgtaaaaatTCGTGTTCCAGCCTCGGACTAAACATTTACCTTGCATTTATTTGGCGTGTGGTTAAAGagtatgataaaaaaaataccaaaaaagATAGTTAAAACACACTTTCTTAAGAAATGACGGCAAGTTACTGTGCAACTTTCATCATTCATTATTATAGTCTCAAAAACAGCGTAccaatgtgggaggaaaccagagtaccCAAAACAAACCTTCGCAGgcaaggagagaaaatacaaaCTCCAAACAGGAAGGCCAGAAAACCACACTAAAGTAAAATCAAacttatttatatagccctgaATCACAGAAATGTCTCAAAGGTCTTCACGTCTCCACAGTGAAAAATATTAGCAGCATCCCCTGGAgggtaaggaaaaaaaaaaggatgaaatgaaaaatcttGAGACAGGTCCGCAGATGGGGGAGGGTGACTGCCCCTTCCAGTGAATTGGTTAGAAAAAGATTAGCATTACCGGTaagcggcttgctaaccaTGATTGGCCTGTGAAGATACATAGCCATTGTAATCCACCACGGTCTactgcaggggtgtcaaaattatttttgtcgcgggctgCATCATCGTCATAGTTTGATTCAAAGGGCCATTCaaattgtcaacccaaataaatgtatgaacgtctcatattgtgtatatatagtataggctacaaatcaaactgatgaataactagttttcaaaacagagactaataaaaactgttcaaatatttaaatatgaaatattgaaatcaaatcaaatatttaaaactaaaaattatttaaaaaatgaatggtaataaaaaaaatgctaacaatatctctatttttaaaagtgaaaacaatttgaaattttggaaatgacatgaattcgatgcacaatttgtcttcgcgggtcacctaaaatgatgtggtgggccgtatctggccgccaggccttgactttgacacatgTGGTCTACTGGCTCTGTGATCTTAGTCATAGATAAGGCCATTACTCAAAACAATCTTAAAAATCCAGGTAATGTGCATTTTGGGGCCAGAGCAACCGACATTGAAGCTAACCTTAGGGAGCTGGCTTGCAACATAACTAGACACCAGCGTAGGACAAATAACATTAGCTATTCGGATACAGTGATACACGTCGGCTGCAATGATACTAGGATAAGGCAATCAGacatcacaaaataaaacgaaGCGAAGAGTCGATCTCTTCCCCTCTGTGAGCCaagttgtctggggcttcatgctcCTGggagggtcacccatggcaaaagggtcctaggtgaggggccagacgaAGCACGGCTCACAAAAAACCCTTATGATGAATACTGGGAATGGAATTCGTTTTCCCCTCGCCCGGATGCAGGTCACCAGGGCCCCCCACTTGAGCAAGGCTTGGAgttggggctcgaaggcgagcacctagtggccgggccttcgcccgtACAGCCCCAAAAGGAAAAcatgggtcccccttcccatgggctcgcCACCTGTGGGAGGTGCAAAAGGGGTTAGGTGCTAAGTGAGCTGGGCGGCAGACAAAGGCGGGGACCTTGGtggtccgatccccggctgcagaagctggctcttggcatcaggacaccctaggccgcagttcgatgatcgactttgtagtcatgtcatcggatttgctgCTGCATggtttggacactcgggtgaagagagagttggagctgtcaactgatcaccacctggtggtgggttggctctgatggagggggaagatgccggtccaaCCTTGCAGACCCACACGTACTGTgtgggtctgctgggaacgtctggcagaatctcCTGTCAGAAAGAGCTTCAACTTCCACCTTCAGCAGAGCTTTTTCCACgtcgggggacattgagtctgaCTGGACTatgttccgtgcctccattgttgaggcggaaAAGGTTCACGTTgtgaggagccagatgaggtggctcgggcatatCATCAGGATGCCTTCTGGACTCCTCCccggggaggtgttccgggcatgtcccactgCCAAGAGACCCCATGGACACTCTACTGAGACAACCCTTACTAAAGTGACTGCCCTTCTCATAACTATGGATTTTCACACCTTTCACCTCCTATTACTCGATCTTAGTAGTGCCTTTGAGACCGTCAGTGATAACATACTAATAGAACATCTGGAAAagtgtgttggtatttcaggctCAAGCCTTTGCTGGTTTAGTTCTTACTTCTCAGAGAGAACACACTGTGTAATCCATGGCAATGTAACTTCTGAGCTCAGAAATATTACAGTCGTATGCAaaggtttgggcacccctgatcattttcaagattttcctttataaatcattggttgttcggatcagcaatttcagttaaatataccatgtagcagacaaacacagtgatatttgagaagtgaaatgaagtttataggatttacAGAAAGTAAGCAATCATTACttaaacaaaagtaggcaggtgcataaatttgggcaccccaacagaaaaattacatcaatatttagtagatcctccttttgcagaaataacagcctctaaacgcttcctatagcttccaatgagagtctggattctggttgaagaTATTTTGACCATTCTTCTTTACAAAACATCTCCAGTTCAGGGTATTTAAGGTGGCCAGTTGCAAGCTGTCCACTTTGCATCTTCTCTGAAGAGTGGTAACATGGGAGCCTCAAAACAACTGACAAATGAcctgaaaacaaagacagttCAACATCATGGTTTAGGGCAGtccttctcaaatagtggggcgATACCAAGGGGGGCGCATGTGACACCAGGaaacatgcttttcttttggctgtacTAGATTAAAGGGTAATTAGACATCCACTGCAGTAGGTGGGAGTGGCGGTATCACTGTAAGTGTGTGCGCAAGGAGTATTCACTCTACATAGAAGAGCGCACGGAACATATCCACATACAGCACAGACAGAGCAAGCGATAAAAGGTGCAGTGGGacaccatggaaaaatatttaacagggTTAAAAAGAACGGCGGAGAGAGACGGGGATAAGAGAATTGAGAGTGACACGAAAGCTAAGACAAGGAAGTATGACGAAGCGTACGTAGCGCTCGGCTTCAGTGTGACTACGATGGGAGATGAGGAAAGACCGGTGTGTTTACTGTGCTTTACAATGTTGGCAGCGGACAgtatgaagccaaataaattaagGCGAAACTTAGTCATTGCACCCCAATCACGTTGATAAGATGCTTGAGGTTTTTCAGCGAAAACGGGCTGAATATTGCCAACAATCGTCccactttgtgaatgctacTTCAGTCAATCAGCAAACACTGTAagcatcatataaagcagcgtaccaaatttctcagtgcaaaaaaaaaaacaacgcacCATTGTAGAAGAGCTGATACTCCCTGCAGCCGTGGACATGGTCTTTGTCATACTGcctcattttgattaaaaaaacagcacaaatcgttttatttatttttgtttgtaggttaaaatgttttatatattgtgctcctgagttaatgttgctgattactttgaagtgaatattatttattgctgttatttaatttaatattatgtatgtatgattattttattgtattattttcagcataaagttaaagtcccaatgatcgtcacgcACACATCTGgctgtggtgaaatttgtcctctgcatttaacctatccccgtgtgattttgatccatcccctgggggagaggggagcagtgaacagcagcggtgccgcgctcgggaatcatttgatGATCTAACCcaccaattccaacccttaagcagggaggcaatgggtcccatttttattgtcttggcagttggtcaagaatgtttagagtttaaataatcaatttgttttttaatttcaggcaaagtgatgcacatTGAATCCGTTCTGTTCCAGAGtaaaaaacaatgttcaaagtcaaagtcagctttattgtcaacctcttcacatgccaagacacacaaagaaatcgaaattacgtttccactatcccacggtgacaagacatagtacacgacatacatacaagcaaacaacacaaaataaaaacaagaaggcacaaacaatgaataataagagtgatgaataaataataaataaacaaataacacaataaataataaataagaggagcaaaacggagcaagtgtgcatacagcagacagtcagaatatagcgcaaaagtacaggacgctacgcagaaggggggagagagttcaggatcctaacagcctggagtacgaagctgttggtgagtctggtggtgcgggagcgcaggctcctgtacctcttcccagagggcagaagatcgaacaaagagtgagcggggtgactcacatcactcacaatcgtggtcgccttgcgggtgagatgggaggtgtaaatgtccttcaaggaggggagtgaagcaccaataatcttaccagccgtgttcactatgcgctggagggccttcatgttgtagtcagtgcagctaccaccccaaacagcaatacagctggagaggacgctcagTATCAGCAGATTCTTGCGAACAATGTTCAAGAATCAGTGACAAAGTTGAAGCTGTGCAGGGGTTTGAGACTTCAACAAGACAACGACCCCAAACACTGCTCAACTTCTACTAAGGCATTCAAGCAAAGGAACAAGTACAACATTCTGGAATGGACATCTCAGTCCCCAGACCTGAATATTATTGAAAATCTGTGGTGTGATTTAAAGCGGGCTGCTCGGAAATCATCAAACCTGACTGAACTTGAGATGTtttgtcaagaagaatggtctaaaataccttcaaccagaaCCCAGACTCAATGGAAGCTATAAGAAGTGTttagaggctgttatttctgcaaaagacggatctactaaatattgacatcatttttctgttggggtGCCCAAATTTATGGACCTCCCTACTTTTGTTTAAGTGATGATTGCAGACTTTCTGCAAATCTTATAAACATCATTTCAGTTCtcaaattgattgattgattgattgattgaatatttattgatccccaggggtgtGTTTCtctgctatatgatatatttaactgaaattgctgatccgaaaaaccaatgatttataaagaacaatcttgaaaatgatcaagggtgcccaaacattttttttttttttaacctttattTACCCAGGCAAACAATTAAGAACAAGCTTTTGCATAcatgtggtgtcccacagggatcggtactTGATTAAGAACAGTGGGGAAATGGGGGATCTATACTGTTCAGCATCTACAAACTGggttcggttgaagttgggaaattgtgtaaaatgtaaataaaaaccaaatacaatgatttgaaaatcgttttcaacctatattcaattgaatacacaacaaagacaacaaatgtaatgctcaaactcataaactttatttaatttttcaaaaaataattaacttagaatttcatggctgcaacacgtgcagtagaagttgagaaagggcatgtttaccactttgttacatcacctttgcttttaataacactcaataaacattttggaagagaggagactaattctcttagcttctcatgtggaattctttcctattcttgcttgatgaaccgcttcagttgttcaacagtccggagtcttccctgtcgtattttacgcttcataatgcgccacacattttcaatgggagacaggtcaggactgcaagcgggccaggggagaacctggtctcttttacttcgaagccacgctgttgtaacacgtgcagaatctggcttggcattatcttgctgaaataagtAGCGGCGgccatgaaaaagacgtcacttggatggcagcatatgttgctccaaaatctgtatgtacttttcaacatttatgttgccttcacagaaatgtaagtcacccatgccatgggaactaatgcactCCCATACCATCACTgatgctggcttttgaactttgcgttgataacagtccggatggtatgcttcctctttggtccggaggatacgacgtccagtgtttccaaaaacaatttgaaaagtggactcatcagaccaaaaaacacttttccattgtgcatcagtccattttacatgagctcgggcccagagaaccAGGCagcgtttctggatgttgttcataaacggcttttgctttgcattgtagagttttaacccgcacttactgatgtagtgacgaactgtatttactgagtgtggttttctgaagttttcctgagcctatttggtgatatcctttatacactcatgtcggtttttaaggcatgagggatcgaaggtcacggtcattcagtcttggtttccggccgAGCCGCTTACGTtcagtgatttcaccagattctctgaaccttttgatgatattatggaccgtagatgttgaaatccctaaattcctggcaattttgctttgagaaatgttgttcttaaactgttcaactattttctcacgcagttgtggacaaattggtgaacctcgccccatccttgcttgtgaatgactgagcatatttggggaggctccttttatacccaatcatggtacccacctgttcccaattagcctgatcacatgtgggatgttccaaataggtacttgatgagcttttcacagctttctcagtattttttgccacctttcccaacttctactggacatgttgcagccatgaaattacaagttaattattatttggcaaaaaacaattaagtttatcagtttgaacgataaatatgttgtctttgcagtgtattcaattgaatatgggaAGGAGAAagattttcaaattgttgtaccgtattttttggactaaaattcgctccggaatataggtcgcattagccataaaatgcacaataacgtgaaagaAATCATATGTACGtattatataccgtaattttcggactataagtcgctccggagtgtAAGTCGCCTCAGctataaaatgcccaaaaaagtgaaaaaaaacatatataagtcgctccggagtataagtcgcattttggggggcaatttattcgacaaaatccaacaccaagaacagtcatgaacgagcaacaacaggctaaacgataggtatgctaacgtgacataaacacaaactaagagctgagaacggccctgacgtaaaattcagagttattcaaaaaactattacataaataacacgttaataaaaccatctgcgtcactccaattcattaaatccatcaatcgtcctttgtcaacaatgcgtgcgcgccgctgacggctcttgcacttcaaaatattccacaggcccatataacgatatataaattatatatcaaataactattatataagcaataatgttatcaaaccatctgtgcactctaaatcattaaatccatcgatcaaattcctcgccctttgtcaacaacgccgcgcgtgcgccctgacgtcagcctcgtcgttattccacagatctactatataactatatattgtagcgttaacaaagttcaaggaaagacgtgggtttggtaaacggctctttatttaagaaaata comes from Syngnathus acus chromosome 21, fSynAcu1.2, whole genome shotgun sequence and encodes:
- the ndufv3 gene encoding uncharacterized protein ndufv3 isoform X1; the encoded protein is MSISMPISTVDRVVNTLPAIDNIEITPTKKEALSDSTPPLGTDVIITHGVFPVVDDNFSPAPGQVATTKTPDSELGDQASTKTPSLLSNDTSDSDSDSEDDEHEISEQDVSEVPQNTQVKFQHMTSHEKGHSNDQNDEILPELEANNAPAPLPAEAAHTEASKNTREVQHFSGDEALINSAPRFQDVSEDVSYINETDLEGELCSSKLIACPGSLTVPLSVENSAIKSVIEVSSPGQDLEITEHVCPEVNTAPMLVEDESPHQRTVKPPCGTAAFQVDGAVPSGTTSDIPTMVFTTSQSTSEQLHTMRGEHQTQTPREEPAKMVPKPEDAFDNSKYQNYQHHSYTPYTFADMDLEMAKYRLPQPTSGRPSPRH
- the ndufv3 gene encoding uncharacterized protein ndufv3 isoform X2, whose product is MSISMPISTVDRVVNTLPAIDNIEITPTKKEALSDSTPPLGTDVIITHGVFPVVDDNFSPAPGQVATTKTPDSELGDQASTKTPSLLSNDTSDSDSDSEDDEHEISEQDVSEVPQNTQVKFQHMTSHEKGHSNDQNDEILPELEANNAPAPLPAEAAHTEASKNTREVQHFSGDEALINSAPRFQDVSEDVSYINETDLEGELCSSKLIACPGSLTVPLSVENSAIKSVIEVSSPGQDLEITEHVCPEVNTAPMLVEDESPHQRTVKPPCGTAAFQVDGAVPSGTTSDIPTMVFTTSQSTSEQLHTMRGEHQTQTPQPAKMVPKPEDAFDNSKYQNYQHHSYTPYTFADMDLEMAKYRLPQPTSGRPSPRH